A DNA window from Armatimonadota bacterium contains the following coding sequences:
- the leuS gene encoding leucine--tRNA ligase, whose translation MPSRYDPKAIEAKWQARWEQDGLYHTPQRSDRPKFYFLTMYPYPSGDLHIGHWYAMAPSDAAARFRRMQGYNVLFPIGFDAFGLPAENAAIKHGIHPKTWTMQNIQRMRAQLRSMGAMWDWSREIVTCEPEYYKWNQWFFLKFYEAGLAYRALAPVDWCPNCNTTLAREQVVGPDRRCERCDTPVVKRDLEQWFFRITKYAEELLDFSGIQWPERIVTMQRNWIGRSEGAEVVFRAFAPDGTPHEVPVFTTRPDTLWGATFLVLAPEHPLVEVLTALDRRKEVEAYSYQARRQSEIERMSTEREKTGVFLGTYAENPVTGERIPVWIADYVLMGYGTGAIMGVPAHDQRDFEFARKFGLPVRVVVRPEGEPLQEPLERAYEGPGRMVNSGPFDGTLVPEGIPKVIAWLEEQGKGKAAVRYRLRDWLISRQRYWGTPIPIVYCPRCGTVPVPYEDLPVLLPEDVDFMPTGESPLKYHEGFRRTRCPRCGGEAERETDTMDTFVDSSWYQYRYVSPHYDQGPFDVEEVHYWCPVDQYTGGAEHAVMHLLYTRFFTKALADLGLLRFREPTLRLFNQGVILGEDGEKMSKSRGNVVDPDEQVAKYGADTVRAYLMFMRPWAEGGPWSSRDIEGVARFLRRVWGVVAGTAEEVRHPARAADPEAELELRRWAHRITKRVTEDFEQFAFNTAIASLMEFTHHLGRVQSRLRGTQAWAEAIRHLVLLLAPITPHLAEELWERIGGSYSVHTQSWPSYDPELARTPEITLVVQVDGRVRDRITVPADIPEDRARELALTSSKVQQALNGRRVKHVVYVPGKVVNVVSEPVPAQTKG comes from the coding sequence ATGCCCTCCCGGTACGATCCCAAGGCCATCGAGGCGAAGTGGCAGGCCCGGTGGGAGCAGGACGGGCTCTATCACACGCCCCAGCGCAGCGACCGACCGAAGTTCTACTTCCTCACCATGTACCCCTATCCCAGCGGGGATCTGCACATCGGCCATTGGTACGCCATGGCCCCCAGTGATGCCGCGGCCCGCTTCCGGCGCATGCAGGGGTACAACGTGCTGTTCCCCATCGGGTTCGATGCCTTCGGGCTCCCCGCGGAGAACGCGGCCATCAAGCACGGGATTCATCCCAAGACCTGGACCATGCAGAACATCCAGCGCATGCGGGCGCAGCTGCGCTCCATGGGAGCCATGTGGGACTGGTCCCGGGAGATCGTTACCTGCGAGCCAGAGTACTACAAGTGGAACCAGTGGTTCTTTTTGAAGTTCTACGAGGCAGGGCTTGCGTACCGCGCCCTGGCACCCGTGGACTGGTGCCCGAACTGCAACACCACCCTGGCCCGGGAACAGGTGGTCGGCCCAGATCGACGGTGCGAGCGGTGCGATACCCCTGTGGTCAAGCGGGATCTGGAGCAGTGGTTCTTCCGGATCACGAAGTACGCGGAGGAACTGCTGGACTTCTCCGGGATCCAATGGCCTGAACGCATCGTCACCATGCAGCGCAACTGGATCGGCCGCAGCGAGGGAGCCGAGGTGGTCTTCCGGGCCTTTGCGCCGGACGGCACCCCGCACGAGGTCCCGGTCTTCACCACACGGCCGGACACCCTGTGGGGTGCCACCTTCCTCGTGCTGGCGCCCGAGCATCCGCTCGTGGAGGTTCTCACGGCCCTGGACCGCCGGAAGGAGGTGGAGGCGTACAGCTACCAGGCCCGCCGCCAGAGCGAGATCGAGCGGATGAGCACGGAGCGGGAGAAAACCGGGGTGTTCCTGGGCACGTACGCGGAGAATCCCGTGACCGGGGAGCGGATCCCCGTGTGGATCGCGGATTACGTGCTCATGGGCTACGGCACAGGCGCCATCATGGGGGTTCCCGCCCACGACCAGCGGGACTTCGAATTCGCGAGGAAGTTCGGCCTTCCCGTCCGGGTGGTGGTCCGTCCCGAGGGTGAGCCGCTCCAGGAACCCTTGGAACGCGCCTACGAGGGCCCGGGCCGTATGGTGAACTCCGGCCCCTTCGATGGAACCCTGGTCCCCGAAGGGATCCCGAAGGTCATCGCGTGGCTGGAGGAGCAGGGCAAGGGCAAGGCCGCGGTGCGCTACCGGCTGCGGGACTGGCTCATCAGCCGCCAGCGGTACTGGGGGACCCCCATCCCCATCGTCTACTGCCCGCGGTGCGGGACGGTGCCCGTGCCCTACGAGGACCTGCCGGTGCTGCTCCCGGAGGATGTGGACTTTATGCCCACGGGCGAGTCCCCCCTGAAGTACCACGAGGGGTTCCGTCGGACCCGCTGCCCCCGGTGCGGCGGAGAGGCAGAACGGGAGACGGATACCATGGACACCTTCGTGGATTCCTCCTGGTACCAGTACCGATACGTCTCTCCGCACTACGACCAGGGCCCCTTTGACGTGGAGGAGGTGCACTACTGGTGCCCCGTGGATCAGTACACAGGGGGAGCCGAGCACGCGGTGATGCACCTCCTCTATACCCGTTTCTTCACCAAGGCGCTGGCGGATCTGGGGTTGCTGCGGTTCCGGGAGCCCACGCTGCGCCTGTTTAACCAGGGTGTGATCCTCGGGGAGGACGGGGAGAAGATGAGCAAATCCCGGGGCAACGTGGTGGACCCCGACGAGCAGGTGGCCAAGTACGGGGCCGACACAGTGCGCGCCTATCTCATGTTCATGCGGCCGTGGGCGGAGGGAGGCCCCTGGAGCAGCCGGGACATCGAGGGGGTTGCACGGTTCCTGCGGCGGGTGTGGGGCGTGGTCGCCGGGACCGCCGAGGAGGTCCGTCATCCGGCCCGGGCTGCGGATCCCGAGGCGGAGCTGGAGCTCCGCCGGTGGGCCCACCGGATCACGAAGCGGGTGACGGAGGATTTCGAGCAGTTCGCCTTCAACACCGCCATCGCTTCCCTCATGGAGTTCACCCACCACTTGGGCCGGGTCCAGAGCCGGCTTCGGGGCACACAGGCCTGGGCGGAGGCGATCCGTCACCTCGTGCTCCTGCTGGCCCCCATCACCCCCCACCTCGCGGAGGAACTGTGGGAGCGCATCGGGGGATCCTACAGCGTGCACACCCAGTCCTGGCCCTCCTATGATCCGGAGCTGGCGCGGACCCCAGAGATCACCCTGGTGGTGCAGGTGGACGGCCGAGTACGCGACCGGATCACCGTCCCCGCGGACATCCCCGAGGACCGTGCCCGTGAGCTGGCGCTCACGAGCTCCAAGGTCCAGCAGG
- a CDS encoding branched-chain amino acid transaminase, translating into MERGRYIWHNGRLVAWEDAVVHVAAHSLHYGSSVFEGIRAYPTPRGPAVFCLEAHLDRLYDSCRIFRMAVPYSKEALRQAILEVVRANGHASCYIRPLVYRGAGAFGLDPRKSPVEVAILTLEWGAYLGGEALEKGVDVRVSSWRRMAPSTHPAMGKIAGNYVNSQLATMEAVDDGYGEAIMLDVQGYVSEGSGENLFLVRSGVLYTPPLAQSILPGITRQVAITLARELGYEVREMPIPREMLYVADEVFLTGTAAEITPVRSVDRQVIGQGQPGPVTRRIQDAFFAIVRGQAPDRHGWLTYVEGA; encoded by the coding sequence ATGGAGCGAGGGCGATACATCTGGCACAACGGGCGGCTCGTGGCTTGGGAGGACGCGGTGGTCCACGTGGCGGCCCACAGCCTGCACTACGGGAGCAGCGTCTTCGAAGGGATCCGGGCGTACCCCACTCCGAGAGGTCCTGCGGTGTTCTGCCTGGAGGCGCACCTGGACCGCCTGTACGACTCCTGCCGGATCTTCCGCATGGCCGTGCCATACTCCAAGGAGGCGCTTCGACAGGCCATTCTGGAGGTGGTCCGGGCCAACGGGCACGCCTCCTGCTACATCCGGCCCCTGGTGTACCGGGGGGCCGGGGCCTTCGGCCTGGACCCTCGGAAGTCCCCGGTGGAGGTCGCCATCCTCACCCTGGAGTGGGGGGCATACCTCGGGGGCGAGGCCCTGGAGAAAGGGGTAGACGTGAGGGTCTCCTCGTGGCGGCGGATGGCACCCTCCACCCACCCTGCCATGGGCAAGATCGCGGGCAACTACGTGAACAGCCAGCTCGCCACCATGGAGGCCGTGGACGACGGCTACGGGGAGGCCATCATGCTAGACGTCCAAGGATACGTGAGCGAGGGGAGCGGCGAGAACCTCTTTCTGGTCCGCTCCGGGGTCCTCTACACGCCTCCCCTCGCCCAGTCCATCCTCCCCGGCATCACCCGGCAGGTGGCCATCACGCTCGCCCGGGAGCTGGGATACGAGGTCCGGGAGATGCCCATCCCCCGCGAGATGCTGTACGTGGCAGATGAGGTCTTCCTCACGGGGACCGCGGCGGAGATCACCCCCGTGCGATCCGTGGATCGGCAGGTGATCGGGCAGGGGCAACCCGGGCCCGTGACCCGGAGGATCCAGGACGCCTTCTTCGCCATCGTGCGGGGCCAGGCACCCGACCGCCACGGCTGGCTCACCTATGTGGAAGGAGCGTGA
- a CDS encoding cupredoxin domain-containing protein, with the protein MKARLAGLSLLAMAVGAMALSAAPAPSRKVIRISMTSFKFDPNIIRLHEGDRMVLQLVNEDPQRPHNIASAYFDQVELIVRGEFRRGTTSDGRPFVFVEPGRQAEVEFMAKGRGQYGFICSVGQHAAQGMTGPL; encoded by the coding sequence ATGAAGGCACGCCTGGCTGGCCTGTCCCTACTGGCCATGGCGGTCGGGGCGATGGCCCTCTCCGCGGCTCCCGCCCCGTCCCGGAAGGTGATCCGGATCTCCATGACCTCTTTCAAGTTCGATCCCAATATCATCCGGCTCCATGAGGGGGATCGGATGGTGCTGCAGCTGGTGAACGAGGATCCACAGCGTCCCCACAACATCGCCTCCGCGTATTTCGATCAGGTAGAACTCATCGTTCGGGGAGAGTTCCGACGGGGCACTACCTCGGACGGACGCCCCTTTGTCTTTGTGGAGCCCGGCAGGCAGGCGGAGGTGGAGTTCATGGCGAAGGGACGGGGCCAGTACGGTTTCATCTGCAGCGTGGGCCAACACGCGGCCCAGGGCATGACCGGGCCTTTGTGA
- a CDS encoding ABC transporter ATP-binding protein: MAFLEIRDLHVYYDQIHALKGVSLHVEAGEIVTLIGANGAGKTTTLRTISGLLRPRNGSVWFAGEELSRLPAHEIVRRGVVQVPEGRRIFGQLSVLENLELGAFTRADPQGVREDLERVFALFPRLRERLHQVAGTLSGGEQQMLAIARGLMARPRLLLLDEPSMGLAPMLVEQIFEAIQEINRQGTTILLVEQNAFMALETAHRGYVLETGTVVLEGRAEDLRENPEVKRAYLGG, translated from the coding sequence ATGGCGTTCCTGGAGATCCGGGACCTGCACGTGTACTACGACCAGATCCATGCCCTCAAGGGCGTCTCCCTCCACGTGGAGGCCGGGGAGATCGTCACCCTTATCGGGGCCAACGGAGCCGGGAAGACCACCACCCTGCGCACCATCAGCGGCCTGCTGCGCCCCCGGAACGGCTCCGTGTGGTTTGCGGGAGAGGAGCTGAGCCGACTCCCGGCCCATGAGATCGTGCGGCGGGGCGTGGTGCAGGTGCCGGAAGGACGCCGCATCTTCGGACAGCTCAGTGTCCTGGAAAACCTGGAACTGGGTGCCTTTACCCGTGCGGATCCGCAGGGAGTCCGGGAGGATCTGGAGCGGGTCTTTGCTCTGTTTCCACGGCTTCGGGAGCGCCTCCACCAGGTGGCAGGCACCCTCTCCGGAGGCGAGCAGCAGATGCTGGCCATCGCCCGGGGTCTGATGGCCCGTCCCCGACTGCTCCTGCTGGACGAGCCCTCCATGGGACTGGCGCCCATGCTGGTGGAGCAGATCTTCGAGGCCATCCAGGAGATCAACCGGCAGGGGACCACCATCCTCCTCGTGGAGCAGAACGCCTTCATGGCTCTGGAGACCGCGCATCGGGGATACGTGCTGGAGACGGGCACCGTGGTGTTGGAGGGGCGGGCAGAGGATCTGCGGGAGAACCCCGAGGTGAAGCGGGCCTACCTGGGGGGCTAG